One stretch of Sinomonas terrae DNA includes these proteins:
- a CDS encoding ABC transporter permease, protein MSTVWVLYRQRLRRDRWQLLSWLLSIGVLAWFAVEAITKTFGDEASRAQVLKLATATPAILVLRGLARGPALDAFTFFEIYTFLALLAGFMNTFMAVRHTRAEEESGRAELVSATAAGRWAPLAATVLHGVVANLVLAAAVALGFMGGGLAPGGSVVAGLATGAVGLAFLGVGLLAAEFFSTSRAANGISATLVMVAYLLRGFGDATGPVSPDGMTITAAWPSWISPIGWGQQTFAYTGDRLWPLLLPVGLAAACTAVVVLIMSRRDVGASVLVGRRGRGEARPWLRGPFALAWRLQQGSVIGWCAGGFATGLITGSLGSAIQLTLNSNSSVTAALREMIQAQGTSMTQLLVAALFEIAGVLAAACGVQAILRMRQEEAAGTAEFVLSEPIGRVRWLGSFMGLGAVSVVLVMAFTALGAWLSLVASGDTSTAVGDVWATAFAQLPAALIYLALPAVVFVVWPRATIPLGWALLGLGVVLGVYGGMIGLDQKIVDLSPFTHTPVVTDTGTDWSGGFWMLGIAAVIALIALVSVPRREVGTA, encoded by the coding sequence GGGTCCTGTACAGGCAGCGGCTCCGGCGGGACCGGTGGCAGCTCCTCAGCTGGCTGCTCTCGATCGGCGTGCTCGCGTGGTTCGCCGTCGAGGCGATCACGAAGACGTTCGGCGACGAGGCTTCACGCGCCCAGGTCCTGAAGCTCGCGACCGCGACGCCGGCGATCCTCGTGCTGCGTGGCCTGGCTCGGGGGCCCGCGCTCGACGCCTTCACGTTCTTCGAGATCTACACGTTCCTTGCACTGCTGGCCGGCTTCATGAACACGTTCATGGCCGTGCGGCACACACGCGCCGAGGAGGAGTCGGGGCGCGCGGAGCTCGTCTCGGCCACGGCGGCGGGCCGGTGGGCGCCCCTCGCCGCGACCGTGCTGCACGGCGTCGTGGCGAACCTCGTCCTCGCCGCGGCGGTCGCGCTGGGGTTTATGGGCGGCGGCCTTGCCCCGGGCGGCTCGGTCGTGGCCGGGCTTGCGACCGGCGCCGTCGGCCTCGCGTTCCTCGGAGTCGGGCTTCTCGCGGCGGAGTTCTTCAGCACGTCGCGGGCCGCCAACGGGATCTCGGCGACGCTCGTGATGGTCGCGTACCTGCTGCGTGGTTTCGGTGACGCGACGGGACCCGTGAGCCCCGACGGCATGACGATCACCGCCGCGTGGCCGAGCTGGATCTCGCCGATCGGCTGGGGCCAACAGACCTTCGCGTACACGGGCGACCGCCTCTGGCCGCTCCTGCTGCCGGTGGGGCTCGCCGCGGCGTGCACCGCCGTCGTCGTCCTCATCATGTCGCGGCGCGATGTGGGGGCGAGCGTCCTGGTCGGGCGCCGAGGCCGTGGCGAGGCAAGGCCCTGGCTCCGGGGACCATTTGCCCTCGCGTGGCGCCTCCAGCAGGGGTCGGTGATCGGCTGGTGTGCCGGAGGATTCGCGACCGGCCTCATCACCGGTTCGCTCGGCTCGGCCATCCAGTTGACCCTCAACAGCAATTCCTCGGTCACCGCCGCGCTGCGCGAGATGATCCAGGCACAGGGCACGTCGATGACTCAGCTCCTCGTCGCGGCGCTCTTCGAGATCGCGGGCGTGCTCGCTGCTGCCTGCGGCGTCCAGGCGATCCTGCGCATGCGGCAGGAGGAGGCGGCGGGAACCGCCGAGTTCGTGCTCTCGGAGCCGATTGGCCGCGTTCGCTGGCTCGGAAGCTTCATGGGGCTCGGCGCGGTCTCGGTCGTGCTCGTGATGGCGTTCACCGCCCTCGGCGCGTGGCTCTCGCTCGTCGCCTCCGGGGACACTTCGACCGCCGTCGGCGACGTGTGGGCAACCGCCTTCGCGCAGCTGCCCGCAGCGCTCATCTACCTCGCGCTCCCCGCCGTCGTCTTCGTCGTGTGGCCACGCGCGACCATCCCGCTCGGCTGGGCTCTGCTGGGGCTCGGGGTGGTACTCGGGGTCTACGGCGGAATGATCGGCCTCGACCAGAAGATCGTGGACCTCTCGCCGTTCACTCACACCCCCGTCGTCACCGACACGGGCACCGACTGGAGCGGCGGCTTCTGGATGCTGGGGATCGCGGCCGTCATTGCACTGATCGCGCTCGTGAGCGTGCCGCGTAGAGAGGTGGGCACCGCATGA
- a CDS encoding FAD-binding oxidoreductase yields the protein MTTDVTNPLQVIEELRAALPGRVETDAKLLLACTSDRSGHRSAGVPLAVVYPRSIEDVQAVCRIASSSGTPIVPRGAGTGLAGGAIAGPGEIALSMRDMDQVLEISEENWLAVVQPGILNGDLNRMLAAHGLWWAPDPASKDISTVGGNIAMNAGGLLCAKYGVTREAVLALKVVLADGRLISLGHRTVKGVTGYDLCALLIGSEGTLGIIVECTLKLRPLVQGEIVTIGAFFDSVESAAGAASDVTKNGHVPAIMELMDRRTLECVGQFTGEDLVGRGDAYLLIQCDGDGAMTTAQRITDLIHAAGGRAQTTADPTESQRLVDLRRQAFPAMETLGHVLVEDIAVPRDRLSEAFAKVRELEERYGLVIPTACHAGDGNLHPTFVFEGETVPEEVWTAAGELFAHALELGGTLTGEHGIGVLKRAWLADELGPAQYELQRQIKAVFDPANILNPGKVFG from the coding sequence GTGACAACCGACGTGACCAATCCCCTTCAAGTCATCGAGGAATTGCGGGCCGCGTTGCCTGGCCGAGTGGAGACCGACGCCAAACTCCTCCTGGCCTGCACTTCCGACCGATCCGGCCACCGCTCCGCAGGAGTTCCGCTCGCCGTCGTCTATCCGCGGAGCATCGAGGACGTGCAAGCGGTGTGCCGGATCGCGTCGTCGTCCGGGACCCCCATCGTGCCCCGTGGCGCTGGGACCGGTCTGGCGGGTGGGGCGATCGCGGGACCGGGCGAGATCGCGCTTTCGATGCGGGACATGGACCAAGTCCTTGAGATCTCGGAGGAGAACTGGCTTGCTGTCGTCCAGCCGGGAATCCTCAACGGGGACCTCAACCGCATGCTCGCGGCGCACGGGCTGTGGTGGGCGCCAGACCCGGCGAGCAAGGACATCTCGACGGTCGGCGGCAACATCGCGATGAACGCTGGCGGACTGCTGTGCGCCAAGTACGGCGTAACGCGTGAGGCGGTGCTCGCGCTGAAGGTCGTGCTGGCCGACGGACGCCTCATCTCGCTCGGCCACCGGACCGTCAAGGGAGTCACCGGCTATGACCTGTGCGCCCTCCTGATCGGTTCCGAAGGCACTCTCGGCATCATCGTCGAATGCACCCTCAAGCTTCGGCCTCTCGTGCAAGGCGAGATTGTGACGATCGGAGCGTTTTTCGATTCGGTGGAATCGGCCGCGGGAGCGGCGTCCGACGTGACGAAGAACGGCCACGTCCCAGCGATCATGGAGCTCATGGACCGCCGCACCCTCGAGTGCGTGGGCCAGTTCACCGGGGAGGACTTGGTGGGTCGGGGCGACGCGTACCTCCTGATCCAGTGCGACGGCGACGGCGCGATGACGACGGCGCAACGCATCACCGACCTGATCCACGCGGCAGGCGGCCGAGCCCAGACCACAGCCGACCCCACCGAATCCCAGCGCCTCGTCGATCTGCGACGCCAAGCCTTTCCCGCGATGGAGACGCTGGGCCACGTGCTCGTCGAAGACATCGCCGTTCCGCGGGACCGCCTCAGCGAAGCATTCGCCAAGGTCCGCGAACTCGAGGAGCGGTACGGACTCGTCATACCGACGGCGTGCCACGCCGGAGACGGCAACCTGCACCCGACCTTTGTCTTCGAGGGAGAGACAGTTCCCGAGGAGGTGTGGACGGCGGCGGGAGAGCTGTTCGCTCACGCGCTCGAACTCGGCGGGACCCTCACGGGGGAACACGGCATCGGCGTCCTCAAACGAGCTTGGCTCGCGGACGAACTCGGCCCCGCGCAGTACGAGCTTCAACGGCAGATCAAGGCGGTCTTCGACCCCGCGAACATCCTCAATCCGGGCAAAGTGTTCGGCTGA
- a CDS encoding dihydrofolate reductase family protein encodes MAKLIYSAITSVDGYIADRDAEFGWAVPDEELHAFVNDLLRPVGTYLYGRRMFEVMKVWEDPKFAAEGSPAVADFSQLWRAADKIVFSGTLSEADTARTRIEPRFDPASIRQLKEAAATDLVIGGGTLAAPAFAAGLIDEVHLFPAPVSVGGGTAAMPGFRVDLELVDARRFSSGFAHLHYRVRA; translated from the coding sequence ATGGCCAAGCTCATCTACTCCGCGATCACATCGGTCGACGGCTACATCGCCGACCGCGACGCTGAATTCGGCTGGGCGGTGCCTGACGAAGAACTGCACGCGTTCGTCAATGACCTCCTCCGGCCGGTGGGCACCTATTTGTATGGGCGCCGGATGTTCGAGGTGATGAAGGTGTGGGAAGACCCGAAGTTCGCCGCGGAGGGCTCGCCCGCCGTCGCCGATTTCTCCCAACTGTGGCGTGCCGCGGACAAGATCGTGTTCTCGGGGACGCTGTCAGAAGCGGACACCGCGCGCACCCGTATCGAGCCGCGCTTCGACCCAGCCTCGATCCGACAGCTGAAGGAAGCCGCTGCGACCGACCTCGTGATCGGTGGCGGCACTCTGGCCGCGCCCGCCTTTGCCGCAGGACTCATCGACGAGGTCCACCTGTTCCCTGCACCCGTTTCCGTCGGCGGCGGGACGGCGGCGATGCCCGGCTTCCGCGTGGACCTCGAACTCGTCGATGCACGCAGGTTTTCTAGCGGGTTCGCCCACCTGCACTACCGCGTCCGGGCATGA
- a CDS encoding SDR family oxidoreductase, translating into MARIAVIGGHGKVALRLEPLLAGRGDFVSAVIRNRDQTTEVTTAGAHPVVADVEQLDTEQLAELLHGHDAVVWSAGAGGGSPAHTYAVDRDAAIRSMDAAANAGVQRYVMVSYLGARKEHGISPDHAFFPYAEAKAAADEYLRGTSLEWTIVAPSTLTLNPGSGRIQLADHTGPGNVSRDDVAAVVAAVLEMPNTVGKFIGFNQGETLITDALASL; encoded by the coding sequence ATGGCACGGATCGCGGTCATCGGGGGGCACGGGAAGGTGGCACTGAGGCTCGAACCGCTGCTCGCCGGACGAGGGGACTTCGTGAGTGCGGTCATCCGCAATCGGGACCAGACCACGGAGGTGACGACTGCTGGGGCGCATCCGGTCGTGGCCGATGTCGAGCAGCTCGACACCGAGCAGCTGGCCGAGCTGCTCCATGGCCATGACGCCGTCGTGTGGTCGGCAGGCGCAGGCGGTGGAAGCCCGGCTCACACCTATGCGGTCGACCGCGACGCGGCCATCCGGTCCATGGATGCCGCAGCGAACGCGGGCGTGCAGCGGTACGTCATGGTTTCGTACCTGGGGGCACGGAAGGAGCACGGGATCTCCCCCGACCACGCGTTCTTCCCCTACGCAGAGGCCAAGGCAGCGGCCGACGAGTACCTCCGGGGCACCTCTCTCGAATGGACGATCGTTGCGCCGAGCACCCTCACGCTCAATCCGGGCTCGGGAAGAATCCAGCTCGCAGATCACACCGGCCCAGGGAACGTCAGCAGGGACGATGTGGCCGCGGTCGTCGCCGCGGTCCTCGAGATGCCGAATACTGTGGGAAAGTTCATCGGCTTCAATCAGGGCGAAACGCTCATCACGGACGCCCTCGCATCGCTCTGA
- a CDS encoding iron chaperone, with the protein MGTVTDYLATLSGPNRETLERVVAIAREVVPDATEGTSYSMPALMVHGKAFLSALETKKHLAIYPFSGQIFPRIADRLEGFDWAPGTLRFSAAHPVPDDVLREIVSLRVADIEAKLTQK; encoded by the coding sequence ATGGGAACCGTGACGGACTACCTTGCGACCTTGTCTGGGCCGAACCGAGAGACGCTCGAGAGAGTGGTGGCGATAGCCCGTGAGGTCGTGCCTGACGCGACCGAGGGCACGAGCTACTCGATGCCCGCGCTCATGGTCCACGGCAAGGCATTCCTCAGCGCCCTCGAGACCAAGAAGCATCTGGCGATCTATCCGTTCAGCGGTCAGATTTTCCCACGGATCGCGGACAGGCTCGAGGGCTTCGACTGGGCGCCGGGGACGCTACGGTTCTCGGCCGCCCACCCCGTTCCGGACGATGTGCTCCGCGAGATCGTCTCGCTCCGAGTCGCGGATATCGAAGCCAAGCTGACGCAGAAATGA
- a CDS encoding GbsR/MarR family transcriptional regulator — MSEPVRMPDSAETSAAVLAAAGFPKMPARALMALVVSPDGALTAAELGEILAASPAAVSGAVRYLQTVGFVHRVSQPGSRRDRYALPENAWYIASLRQNPVYERLADLAETTASALPEDSAERARVDEMGRFYRFLMARLPELLDEWETARLKV, encoded by the coding sequence ATGAGTGAACCTGTTAGGATGCCCGATTCCGCCGAAACCTCCGCGGCCGTCCTCGCGGCCGCGGGGTTCCCCAAGATGCCGGCCCGGGCGCTCATGGCGCTCGTCGTGTCCCCGGACGGCGCGCTGACCGCGGCCGAGCTCGGTGAAATCCTCGCAGCCAGCCCCGCAGCCGTCTCCGGAGCGGTCCGATACCTTCAGACCGTCGGGTTCGTGCACCGTGTCTCCCAGCCTGGCAGCCGCCGCGACCGCTACGCCCTCCCCGAGAACGCCTGGTACATCGCGTCCCTCAGGCAGAACCCCGTGTACGAGCGGCTCGCCGACCTCGCGGAAACGACTGCCTCGGCCCTCCCCGAGGATTCGGCAGAACGGGCTCGGGTCGACGAGATGGGCCGGTTCTACCGATTCCTCATGGCCCGGTTGCCCGAGCTTCTCGACGAGTGGGAGACCGCGCGGCTCAAGGTCTAG